Proteins encoded in a region of the Drosophila gunungcola strain Sukarami chromosome 3L unlocalized genomic scaffold, Dgunungcola_SK_2 000005F, whole genome shotgun sequence genome:
- the LOC128259309 gene encoding uncharacterized protein LOC128259309, translated as MTEGTRRSERIRRIQLERSMAREANPNPAGQGTRALFVVANFSPPPRQRRSRRFVPQLEIISDPEHTNRTIFMPLHLSNRRNRNQMIRSVLLPVPENPPSVPQRVRYISVANWSFNNNTTLENRGVLLMVMLVDPSLDTEMRRHRSIVISTIQRIAAYFLF; from the coding sequence atgaCCGAGGGAACAAGGCGCAGTGAACGCATTCGTCGCATCCAATTGGAGAGATCCATGGCCCGCGAAGCGAACCCGAATCCTGCAGGTCAAGGGACCCGTGCTCTCTTCGTTGTGGCTAATTTTTCGCCACCTCCTCGTCAAAGGCGTTCCAGGCGTTTCGTACCCCAGCTGGAAATAATCTCCGATCCTGAGCACACAAATCGCACCATCTTCATGCCGCTGCACTTGTCCAACCGCCGGAATAGGAATCAAATGATTAGATCCGTCCTGTTGCCTGTACCAGAGAATCCGCCTTCTGTGCCTCAACGCGTTCGGTACATTTCCGTAGCCAACTGGAGCTTTAACAACAACACCACGCTGGAAAACCGTGGAGTACTCTTGATGGTCATGCTCGTAGACCCTTCGCTGGATACCGAAATGCGCCGCCATCGTAGCATAGTGATTTCCACCATCCAGCGCATTGCCGCCTACTTCCTGTTCTAA